The following proteins come from a genomic window of Aspergillus oryzae RIB40 DNA, chromosome 4:
- a CDS encoding dolichyl-P-Man:Man(6)GlcNAc(2)-PP-dolichol alpha-1,2-mannosyltransferase (mannosyltransferase) → MASARKTIEVSSMPTGQAPRSKKRPPPPPYYIPLNITLYVFLISNAIAAFLAPVQDCDEVFNFWEPTHYLDHGYGLQTWEYSPVYSIRSWLYVTIHAIVGKVASLALVTKSSQFYAIRFFLALVCAACQTRLYAAICRTLSPKIGLFFLMIVAFSPGMFHASTAFLPSSFTMYMSMLGLTAFLDWRRQKIAQGIMWFGLGAIVGWPFAGALIVPLLLAELLVGVISGSLGTVVSGIFNGSIRCLAILAAEIAVDYAFLRKFAVVPWNIVAYNIFGGEGKGPDIFGTEPWTFYIRNLLLNFNIWFIFAMSAAPLLLLQAIFRPQATKKEIPLRTLAVIAPFYMWFAIFTAQPHKEERFMYPAYPFLALNAAIAIHIILTYVGSKDSKGSKGTLLAQAKLTIVTAVVLAAINAGLLRTVGMITAYNAPLKVFEPLERLDIPQAGDSVCFGKEWYRFPSSFFLPDGMRAKFIRSEFRGLLPGQFPDATDYPALFDGTSQIPEGMNDLNQEDPGKYVDISQCSFLVDSYFPSRDATELEPDYIHDESQWEVMSCKPFLDASQTGLIGRLIWVPDLPGLPDQLQRKWGQYCLLRRRDVSAETD, encoded by the exons ATGGCATCTGCCAGGAAAACAATTGAGGTTTCCTCAATGCCAACGGGGCAGGCACCGCGGTCCAAGAAACG ACCCCCGCCACCGCCCTATTACATTCCATTGAATATAACGCTCTATGTGttcctcatctccaacgCAATTGCTGCTTTCCTTGCACCCGTTCAGGACTGTGACGAAGTCTTCAACTTTTGGGAACCTACACATTACCTTGATCATGGATACGGACTTCAGACGTGGGAGTACTCGCCGGTGTATTCAATCCGGAGCTGGCTCTATGTTACCATTCATGCCATTGTCGGGAAAGTGGCCTCCCTTGCTCTAGTTACGAAAAGCTCTCAATTCTATGCGATCcgcttttttcttgccctcgTTTGCGCCGCCTGTCAGACCCGACTCTATGCGGCAATCTGTCGAACACTAAGCCCCAAGATTGGCCTGTTCTTTCTTATGATCGTTGCGTTCAGCCCGGGCATGTTTCACGCTTCCACAGCattccttccctccagcTTTACTATGTACATGTCCATGCTCGGTCTCACAGCCTTCTTGGATTGGCGACGTCAGAAGATTGCGCAAGGAATTATGTGGTTTGGCCTCGGTGCGATTGTCGGCTGGCCTTTTGCCGGTGCATTGATCGTTCCACTTCTGCTCGCCGAGCTTCTTGTCGGCGTTATTTCGGGATCCCTAGGAACAGTTGTCTCTGGTATCTTTAACGGGTCCATCAGATGTCTGGCAATCCTG GCTGCGGAAATTGCTGTTGACTATGCTTTCCTCCGTAAGTTCGCTGTTGTACCTTGGAATATTGTCGCCTACAACATCTTTGGAGGCGAGGGTAAGGGTCCAGACATCTTCGGTACAGAGCCTTGGACATTCTACATAAGGAATCTACTACTGAATTTCAATATCTGGTTCATATTTGCGATGTCTGCGGCACCTTTACTACTTCTGCAGGCCATATTCCGACCCCAAGCGACCAAGAAGGAGATTCCGCTACGAACCTTAGCTGTGATTGCGCCATTTTATATGTGGTTTGCGATCTTTACCGCTCAGCCTCACAAGGAAGAAAGGTTTATGTATCCGGCGtacccttttcttgctctcaATGCGGCGATCGCAATCCACATAATCCTCACCTACGTTGGGTCTAAGGACTCTAAAGGGTCCAAGGGAACCTTGTTAGCCCAAGCCAAGCTTACCATCGTAACGGCTGTTGTTCTGGCTGCTATCAATGCTGGCTTGCTGCGGACTGTCGGTATGATCACCGCCTACAACGCCCCTCTCAAGGTATTCGAACCGCTGGAGCGGCTGGACATTCCCCAAGCGGGCGACTCGGTATGCTTCGGTAAAGAGTGGTACCGATTCCCATCTTCGTTCTTCCTCCCTGATGGCATGCGGGCCAAGTTTATTCGCAGCGAATTCCGGGGGTTGCTCCCTGGCCAATTCCCCGATGCCACGGATTATCCTGCTCTTTTCGACGGTACATCTCAGATCCCCGAAGGCATGAACGACTTGAACCAGGAGGACCCAGGAAAATAC GTTGACATCTCCCAATGCTCATTCCTTGTCGACTCATACTTCCCAAGTCGCGATGCAACCGAGCTGGAACCCGATTATATCCACGACGAGTCACAGTGGGAGGTGATGTCGTGCAAGCCCTTCCTCGATGCTTCACAAACGGGTCTTATAGGCCGACTGATCTGGGTTCCTGATCTGCCGGGGCTCCCGGATCAACTCCAGCGTAAATGGGGGCAATATTGCCTCCTACGGCGACGTGATGTCAGCGCCGAGACGGATTAA
- a CDS encoding Mpv17/PMP22 family protein (predicted protein), which translates to MRHTLVTQLGKRPTLFSRSHLSSRIRPQGNRSTSSSPKSPEKNVPSQNAQSKAAPPSSTQSSCSSATPRTVPASARSRSLRDVIVEGPLGKLGRSYSRIQERRPYATQFWSSIVVYLCGDLSAQLLFPSDNKSVKDTARENSESEDNDAATSGGGYAPWRTLRHLTVGAGSSIPSYNWFMFLHHHFNFASKFLSILTKVCVQQAVFTPVFNTYFFSVHSLLSGATLEETWERLKKALPVSITNSAKLWPAVTAFSFMYVPAQFRNIFSGVIAVGWQTYLSWLNQKAAREVEANELAEAAASQIGIGASATLKA; encoded by the exons ATGAGACATACACTTGTCACCCAGCTTGGCAAACGGCCAACGCTATTTTCGCGGTCCCATCTATCATCTCGCATACGGCCTCAAGGAAACCGATCTACCAGCTCATCGCCGAAGAGTCCTGAGAAAAACGTACCCTCCCAGAACGCTCAGTCTAAAGCCGCACCCCCTTCATCGACGCAAtcctcctgttcctccgCCACCCCGCGTACAGTCCCCGCCAGTGCCCGATCACGATCGCTGCGTGACGTTATCGTGGAGGGACCCCTTGGCAAGCTCGGACGGTCATATTCGCGGATTCAGGAAAGAAGGCCTTATGCGACACAATTTTGGAGCTCGATCGTCGTGTACCTGTGCGGTGACTTGAGCGCACAGTTATTGTTTCCGTCAGATAACAAGTCGGTCAAGGATACAGCCCGAGAAAATTCAGAGAGTGAAGACAATGACGCCGCGACATCCGGAGGGGGATATGCCCCGTGGAGGACATTGCGGCATTTGACCGTGGGCGCAGGATCAAGCATTCCGTCGTATAACTG GTTCATGTTCCTTCACCACCACTTCAATTTCGCATCCAAATTCCTCTCGATCCTCACTAAGGTCTGCGTGCAACAGGCCGTGTTCACACCCGTCTTCAACACCTACTTCTTCAGTGTCCACTCGCTGCTTTCCGGCGCAACTCTCGAGGAGACCTGGGAGCGTCTGAAGAAAGCGCTTCCGGTGAGTATCACCAACAGCGCGAAGTTGTGGCCTGCAGTCACCGCGTTCAGCTTCATGTACGTGCCGGCTCAGTTTCGGAATATATTTTCTGGAGTTATTGCGGTCGGATGGCAGACGTATCTCAGCTGGTTGAACCAGAAGGCGGCGCGAGAAGTCGAGGCCAATGAGTTGGCTGAGGCAGCGGCTTCGCAGATCGGTATTGGCGCCTCAGCGACGCTGAAGGCATAG
- a CDS encoding uncharacterized protein (predicted protein) has protein sequence MIFTALPTTITQHHLSNVTAICLLATLTTYLLHSLWKKHHSSKSPESDPEQKSLSPASKFKQPTRKPGEWTPSDFKRPPAAPYPDWDVHTTKPKPYRPFRYGPEPTVNTSSQWACEA, from the exons ATGATATTCACAGCCCTCCCAACTACAATCACCCAACACCACCTCTCCAACGTCACCGCCATTTGCCTCCTCGCAACCCTAACCACCTATCTCCTCCACTCCCTCTGGAAGAAACACCACAGCTCGAAATCCCCCGAGAGCGACCCCGAACAAAAGTCCCTGTCCCCCGCTTCAAAGTTCAAACAGCCCACCCGCAAACCGGGAGAATGGACTCCATCCGACTTCAAGCGACCGCCTGCCGCTCCGTATCCAGACTGGGACGTGCATACCACCAAGCCAAAACCCTACCGACCGTTCAGATACGGACC AGAACCCACAGTAAATACTTCATCACAATGGGCCTGCGAAGCATGA
- a CDS encoding heme-dependent oxidative N-demethylase family protein (predicted protein): MDAAMELLEELYVAFLSIHPPLHIPPIHSSTQPIHDTNHPPPKNQNHQLTPPTHRTTYLPERYPTLFRKTPTGITNLLTQETLTTVPPLSEDPMQTCGRLIQDDLALMLERPDGEYYLLAGSILLAGFWRLEDKYGMRLSEIHTSGSVPGYKEKLEKGMLNFFRRLRPEDPVLRNNYFIQVDESLPWSHSIGSEDGETVSWNTAEKNRAIEHHFFRSERQSLRRLPRSGAVVFTIRTYFEPITEVVKEPYVPGRLASAVRSWGEDVARYKGREKYGEVLLEYLDRVWVSLCL, from the exons ATGGACGCTGCTATGGAGTTACTAGAAGAATTGTACGTTGCCTTCCTCTCCATACACCCCCCTCTCCATATACCTCCCATCCACTCATCCACACAACCTATCCACGATACCAACCATCCACccccaaagaaccaaaaccaccaactaACACCTCCAACACACAGAACAACCTACCTCCCCGAACGCTACCCAACCCTCTTCCGCAAAACCCCCACCGGAATAACCAACCTCCTCACCCAAGAAACCCTAACCACAGTCCCCCCCCTCTCCGAAGATCCCATGCAAACCTGCGGCCGCCTAATCCAAGACGACCTAGCCCTAATGCTCGAACGCCCCGACGGTGAATACTACCTCCTCGCCGGCtccatcctcctcgccgGCTTCTGGCGCCTCGAAGACAAATACGGCATGCGACTCTCCGAAATCCACACCTCTGGCTCCGTGCCCGGCtacaaagaaaagctcgAAAAGGGGATGTTGAATTTCTTCCGCAGGCTACGGCCCGAGGATCCCGTGCTCCGAAATAACTATTTTATTCAGGTGGATGAGAGTCTGCCCTGGTCGCATAGTATCGGGTCGGAGGATGGGGAGACGGTGTCGTGGAATACGGCGGAGAAGAATCGGGCGATTGAGCATCATTTTTTTCGGTCTGAGAGGCAGAGTTTGAGGAGGTTGCCTAGGTCCGGGGCGGTGGTGTTTACGATTAGGACTTATTTTGAGCCCATTAcggaggtggtgaaggagCCGTATGTGCCTGGCAGGTTGGCTTCGGCGGTTAGGAGTTGGGGGGAGGATGTGGCGAGGTATaaggggagggagaagtatGGAGAGGTTTTGTTGGAGTATTTGGATC GTGTTTGGGTGTCCTTGTGTCTTTAG
- a CDS encoding exonuclease V (predicted protein), with amino-acid sequence MASFEDLGQSRCGESRSDGKQWWRRVWYYPVFFPPGFGGLCLLWGADGLTKRLVEHPNSTEGRTKERERHVAREKEWATGATDAVADNRAPIERFRKPPNKAFSVTDLISPAWCELQYWYTLTKFGRKRRTPAMKQGSTIHKTLEDELYTTVPVEITTKEDALALRIWNIIQGLRTLREYGITRELEVWGLVDGELVNGVIDQLSYECPDSELEATAASYYADVEASRAVLPEYQMSLSDYLLSPSQGGKRLTDLSWNGEQEDSLDDSGIGSQSSSEAFSLPRIYMTDVKTRASASVPTVKSSSFRPTLLQLQMYYHMLNRLATSEDVSIELLASRYGLDPTRTFTDAFIAEVGGLNDQFFDTLSSQEFDRDFTPEDAAGRRTSYGADSAPPGSQDSTSILLAHNNLTSLWKLMKDQLRLTFLPPAHSTPVSVAPSIPSEFQPGLLEPYPTVLSPLLTARYLSSAPTTDTESRLLGSRSFLFDPTALTAYLSDQMEWWRGERNPRGVEVMDAWKCRICEFRDECSWRQERELAFAKRRRRRSSSLAV; translated from the coding sequence ATGGCAAGTTTCGAGGACTTGGGGCAGTCCCGTTGCGGGGAGAGCAGGTCAGATGGCAAGCAATGGTGGCGCCGCGTTTGGTATTATCCCGTTTTCTTTCCGCctggttttggtggtttgTGTTTGTTGTGGGGCGCTGACGGTCTGACGAAGCGTTTAGTTGAGCATCCGAATTCTACTGAGGGCCGGACGAAGGAGCGCGAGAGGCATGTAGCTCGCGAGAAAGAATGGGCTACCGGTGCTACGGATGCTGTTGCGGATAACCGGGCGCCGATTGAGAGGTTTCGGAAACCGCCTAATAAGGCTTTTTCGGTCACGGATTTGATTTCGCCGGCGTGGTGCGAGTTGCAGTATTGGTATACGTTGACGAAGtttgggaggaagaggaggactCCGGCGATGAAGCAGGGGAGCACGATACATAAGACGTTAGAGGATGAGCTCTATACGACGGTTCCGGTGGAGATTACGACTAAAGAAGATGCGCTGGCGCTGAGGATATGGAATATCATACAAGGGCTGCGGACGTTGAGGGAGTATGGTATCACTCGAGAGTTGGAGGTATGGGGGCTGGTGGATGGCGAGCTGGTGAACGGGGTCATTGACCAGCTCTCCTACGAGTGTCCGGACTCAGAGCTTGAAGCGACGGCTGCGTCGTATTATGCCGACGTGGAGGCGTCGAGGGCTGTGCTGCCCGAGTACCAAATGTCGCTTTCAGATTACCTGTTGTCGCCGTCGCAGGGTGGCAAACGGCTCACTGACCTCTCCTGGAATGGTGAGCAAGAAGACAGCTTAGATGACTCCGGAATCGGCAGTCAATCTTCCTCAGAGGCTTTCAGTCTGCCTCGTATATACATGACAGACGTCAAGACCCGAGCTAGTGCCTCTGTCCCCACTGTGAAGAGTTCATCGTTCCGGCCGACACTGCTCCAACTCCAGATGTACTATCATATGCTCAATCGGCTTGCTACCAGTGAGGATGTATCCATCGAACTACTTGCCTCGCGCTATGGCCTGGATCCCACACGCACATTCACCGACGCCTTCATAGCTGAAGTAGGCGGTCTCAACGACCAATTCTTCGATACATTATCATCGCAAGAATTTGACCGCGACTTTACTCCGGAAGATGCGGCTGGACGACGTACATCGTACGGCGCGGATTCTGCACCCCCTGGCAGCCAGGACTCGACCAGTATTCTTCTCGCGCACAACAACCTGACCAGCCTCTGGAAGCTGATGAAAGACCAACTCCGGCTCACCTTCCTCCCACCGGCACATTCGACACCAGTATCAGTGGCACCCTCAATCCCTTCTGAGTTCCAACCGGGCTTACTCGAGCCTTATCCGACTGTGCTATCGCCTCTTCTGACCGCCCGATACCTGTCATCAGCTCCAACAACCGACACGGAGTCCCGATTGCTAGGCAGCcgctctttcctctttgacCCCACGGCTCTGACAGCCTATCTATCTGACCAGATGGAATGGTGGCGTGGCGAGCGTAACCCGCGGGGTGTCGAAGTCATGGATGCGTGGAAGTGCCGGATCTGTGAGTTTCGCGACGAGTGTTCTTGGCGTCAAGAGCGCGAATTGGCCTTTGCaaagcgaagaaggagaagatcgtcTTCGCTGGCTGTTTGA